From the Bacteroidia bacterium genome, the window CGGTCGTTTTTGCTCATGTTCTTAAAAGCATTCTTTGCCGTCTCTGCTTCACCGCCATGCCATAAAATTGCTTCCTGCAATGAGCGTGCCCTGCCATCATGTAAATAAAAGTTATGGCCGTTTACTTTTTGTGTCAATCCTATACCCCATAATGGTGCAGTACGCCATTCACTTCCATTGGCATCAAAATCAGGTCTGTGGTCTGCAAGACCTTCGCCCATATCATGAAGCAACAAATCTGTGTAAGGAAAAATTCTTTGATTACTTACTTCTGGGAAATCAACACGAACACCGGTTTGCATAGCAGGTCTATGACAAGAACCGCACTTTGCATCATTAAAAAGCTTCTTACCTTGCAACACTGTGGCATCATCAGCACTCCGTCTAACAGGCACAGCTAATGTCTGTACGTAAAAAGAAACAGCACGTAATATACTATCAGGGATTTCAGGGTCATCGTTTCTGTTATCGTACTGTGCTTGCCCTTTGCTTGATTCTTCCGGAAAAACATAACTTGTAATACCCATGTCTTCATTATAAGCCCCTGCCGTTTGTTGCAACACTGTTGGATTATTTGCCTTCCAACCGAAACGACCTAAAGTGTGTGTTCCCTTTATTACATTCCAAACATAATTCGGCTTGCCGGAAATACCATCACCGTTGGCATCGTTCTCATCTGCATACTTAATAATTTCAGATTCGTCAACAGCTTCGAGCAAACCCAGGCCAAATACAGGTGGTGCCATACGAGGTGACAGCATTACTCCTGCCGGTAAAGGTATATAACTGTTGGCTAGCTGATAGGTTGGTGTGCGTAATGAATATGTTTCTCCGTCAGGAAATGTAAATGTTTGTTCAGAATAATTAATAATAACATCTGCTTCTTTGACAACACCATTTATAGATCGTTGTTGTAACTGCACGCCAAAACCCGGCACAGCCAATGGTCCTCCGTTTGATGCTACACCCGGTATGCTCACCCTGATTAACATAGCCGACAGTGGCTCACTACTATTTCCGGGTGGCTTACCCCTGCCATCAGCAATATGACATGATGCACAGGAAACATTGTTGAAGATAGGCCCAAGTCCTGAATTCAATGGTGCAGGTGCACTGACAAATGTTGCTTCAAATGCCTTATCACCTATTTCATGAATCATGGCATTATGTGCTGAAATTTCAGGAAAAATACTGGAGAATGCACCTGCAGACTCATCAAACAATGTCTGTTTGCCTCCTGAAAGCCACTCATTCCATTCTGATTCTGAAAGCACTTCGGCCTTTCTGCATGACTGTGCTCCGAATAAAAACAGAAAAATAATTACAACAACAATGCTTCTTTTCAAGACTAATTTATTTTTTGACTAACTAAATTTGCCAAATCGTTTTCGATAATATTTTTCAAATCACGAATTGCGTTCTGTGCATTGATTACCTGTGTTTGCTGTGTAAATATGGCCTCACCAAACGGAACTGTTATATTTCCCAATGCTGTTATAGCTGTACTGATTTTTGTTTTAATAGCGCCATCTAAAGAAAGATTGTTTGCTCTGACAAAACGCTCTAATGATTGACCTTGTGTAATATATTTTCCCAGATATACATTCTCAACACTTTTAATGTTGTTTGTAAAATCTATAATTGAATTTTTCGCAAATGGTGATTCTTCGAGCATGGCATTTTGAGAAACTAATGGATCTTCCATCTTTCCATCTGCTACTTCTTCACAAATACCTGCCATAGCACTTACCATTTCCATAAATGCAGCATGCTGTGTAGTGAAAACCTGACTACCATTACCTGCATTAGCAAACTCATTATGATAATTTCCGGTGTTCCAACTTGAAGCTACTTGCTGTGTTAGTGATTTCAGATTTGCTGCCAATGCCTCTAAATAATCTAACTGGCGTGAAGTAAATTGTACAATAGTTTTATTTCCATCAACTCCCCAAAGCAAATACTCAACAGGATGAAATCCTTTTAATGCATCTTCTAGCGAATTGACATAAGTTTCGTCATAAACAGATTGGTTGTTTAATACCGAATCGAGAGAATTAAAATCAACAGGCCAGGTGTCAATACGCGGATCAATATCATCTGTTGCAACAGGGCCAAACAAAAATCCTTCGGACTGCTCCCATGCCTGGCGACATTGTCTCCATAACGACTTACAGTTATCAAGGTTAGCCTGTGTCTGATTCTGAGTAAAGGCTGTAATTGCCTGGTGCAATTGTTCTGTTTTAGAAGCTAAATCATTGTAAGTAGCTTGTGCAACATTAACAGAAAAGTCATTCAGAATTTGTGTTGATGAATAATCATCACTGCTGCTTTTATCTTTTTTACAAGAACTTAAAACCAACACTGATGCTAATGAAAGTAAAATAAAACGAATTTGCATGATTAAATTATATTGATATTTGAATTAGTGAATTATCTATTACTACGGGGTATTTTTTCAGCGGTTGTGTTGCGGGTTCAGCAACAACGTTTCCATTAAGGTCAAAACGGCTGCCATGAAGTGTACAGTAAAGTCCTCCATCACTTACATTGAGTGGGTTGGCGCGGTGTGTGCATTTCATCTCTAAGGCAGTAAAATGATTGTCGGGGTTTTTAACCAGTAAGATATCATACTCTGCTGAAGCATTGCGCACAATTAAAATTTTCTTATCGTTCATGGCTGAAAGTGGAACTGTAAGAAGATGATTCACGGCTTCTGTTTTGAATATTGTAGTGCTTTTACACGAAGAAAGCAGCGACAGTAAACTTCCTCCTGCTACCACCATACCACAACTCATACATGAGTTTTTAATAAAATTTCTACGTTTCATTTTTAAAAACTATAGCCCACA encodes:
- a CDS encoding di-heme oxidoredictase family protein produces the protein MKRSIVVVIIFLFLFGAQSCRKAEVLSESEWNEWLSGGKQTLFDESAGAFSSIFPEISAHNAMIHEIGDKAFEATFVSAPAPLNSGLGPIFNNVSCASCHIADGRGKPPGNSSEPLSAMLIRVSIPGVASNGGPLAVPGFGVQLQQRSINGVVKEADVIINYSEQTFTFPDGETYSLRTPTYQLANSYIPLPAGVMLSPRMAPPVFGLGLLEAVDESEIIKYADENDANGDGISGKPNYVWNVIKGTHTLGRFGWKANNPTVLQQTAGAYNEDMGITSYVFPEESSKGQAQYDNRNDDPEIPDSILRAVSFYVQTLAVPVRRSADDATVLQGKKLFNDAKCGSCHRPAMQTGVRVDFPEVSNQRIFPYTDLLLHDMGEGLADHRPDFDANGSEWRTAPLWGIGLTQKVNGHNFYLHDGRARSLQEAILWHGGEAETAKNAFKNMSKNDRLALIKFLQSL
- a CDS encoding imelysin family protein, producing MQIRFILLSLASVLVLSSCKKDKSSSDDYSSTQILNDFSVNVAQATYNDLASKTEQLHQAITAFTQNQTQANLDNCKSLWRQCRQAWEQSEGFLFGPVATDDIDPRIDTWPVDFNSLDSVLNNQSVYDETYVNSLEDALKGFHPVEYLLWGVDGNKTIVQFTSRQLDYLEALAANLKSLTQQVASSWNTGNYHNEFANAGNGSQVFTTQHAAFMEMVSAMAGICEEVADGKMEDPLVSQNAMLEESPFAKNSIIDFTNNIKSVENVYLGKYITQGQSLERFVRANNLSLDGAIKTKISTAITALGNITVPFGEAIFTQQTQVINAQNAIRDLKNIIENDLANLVSQKIN
- a CDS encoding Rieske (2Fe-2S) protein, encoding MKRRNFIKNSCMSCGMVVAGGSLLSLLSSCKSTTIFKTEAVNHLLTVPLSAMNDKKILIVRNASAEYDILLVKNPDNHFTALEMKCTHRANPLNVSDGGLYCTLHGSRFDLNGNVVAEPATQPLKKYPVVIDNSLIQISI